A DNA window from Altererythrobacter sp. B11 contains the following coding sequences:
- a CDS encoding sulfatase family protein — MLRPTLCTLLVGTAALGLSACAAHPPASPPRAEAPVAQRPNVVVILVDDLDWADVSTYGRADVPTPNIDRIAKAGVAFSDGYVAASVCAVSRAALLTGKMPQTFGFTYNINDQGNEGAGLPVDQPTLASRLKPLGYRTAAIGKWHQGAEPQFYPTNRGFDEFFGFLAGETVYVDPDTPGIVTTPTRNEKYSLDQRRGNGVIVEGPEARVVHNFDKYLTYEITDHAIDFIGRAADGDAPFFAYVAYNAPHWPMQVPQEWYDRFAHIKDPVRRTYLAMIAAMDDGVGQILDTLETKGVFDNTIVVFLSDNGCPERFGFCNPDHPWGAGKFTYLEGGVRVPFVMSWPAGMRPQGIVDTPVSAIDIVPTVLGAMDAGAPLPSGVTGRSLVASATHAPAEPRLLVFGQEPVYAARLGPMKLWRSEDWDETALYDLSQDIAESNDLSTTDPATRAALTKAIEDWRASLPPPRWPLRTTTEVTINGHRTEMVY; from the coding sequence ATGCTGCGCCCCACCCTGTGCACGCTTCTAGTCGGCACGGCGGCGCTCGGCCTCTCGGCCTGCGCCGCCCACCCGCCTGCTTCCCCCCCGCGAGCCGAAGCGCCCGTTGCGCAGCGACCCAACGTAGTGGTGATCCTGGTCGACGACCTCGACTGGGCCGATGTCTCCACCTACGGGCGCGCTGACGTTCCCACTCCCAACATCGACCGGATCGCGAAGGCCGGGGTCGCCTTCTCGGACGGCTATGTCGCGGCCTCGGTGTGCGCAGTTTCGCGCGCTGCCTTGCTGACAGGAAAGATGCCGCAGACCTTCGGCTTCACCTACAACATCAATGACCAGGGCAACGAAGGCGCAGGCCTGCCGGTGGACCAGCCCACGCTGGCTTCGCGCCTCAAGCCGCTGGGCTACCGAACAGCTGCGATCGGCAAGTGGCACCAGGGGGCCGAGCCGCAGTTCTACCCGACCAATCGCGGCTTCGACGAGTTCTTCGGCTTCCTGGCGGGAGAGACCGTCTACGTTGATCCGGATACGCCCGGCATCGTGACCACGCCGACGCGCAACGAGAAGTATTCGCTCGACCAGCGTCGCGGCAATGGGGTCATCGTGGAAGGGCCCGAAGCGCGGGTGGTGCACAATTTCGACAAGTACCTCACATACGAAATCACCGATCACGCCATCGACTTCATCGGTCGCGCCGCGGACGGCGATGCGCCGTTTTTCGCCTATGTCGCCTACAACGCGCCGCACTGGCCGATGCAGGTGCCGCAGGAATGGTACGATCGCTTCGCCCATATCAAGGATCCGGTGCGCCGCACCTATTTGGCGATGATCGCCGCGATGGACGACGGGGTCGGCCAGATCCTCGACACGCTCGAGACCAAGGGCGTGTTCGACAACACCATCGTCGTATTCCTTTCGGACAATGGCTGCCCGGAGCGCTTCGGCTTCTGCAATCCCGACCACCCGTGGGGCGCGGGCAAGTTTACCTATCTGGAGGGCGGCGTGCGCGTGCCCTTCGTGATGAGCTGGCCTGCGGGCATGCGGCCGCAGGGCATCGTCGACACGCCGGTCAGCGCGATCGACATCGTGCCCACGGTTCTGGGCGCGATGGACGCCGGTGCTCCCCTGCCGTCGGGCGTAACAGGCAGGAGCCTCGTCGCCAGCGCCACGCACGCTCCGGCAGAGCCGCGCCTGCTCGTCTTTGGTCAGGAGCCGGTCTACGCTGCGCGGCTCGGCCCGATGAAATTGTGGCGCAGCGAAGATTGGGACGAGACCGCGCTCTACGACCTGTCGCAGGACATCGCGGAGAGCAACGACCTTTCCACCACCGACCCGGCCACCCGCGCGGCGCTCACCAAGGCGATCGAGGACTGGCGCGCGAGCCTGCCGCCGCCTCGCTGGCCGCTCCGCACGACGACAGAAGTGACGATCAACGGCCATCGCACCGAGATGGTCTACTAG
- a CDS encoding sulfatase family protein: MSCLRTTLLSAAAIALALPLAPFTPAAAQDSAPASSPVQQGPRNIIFVLVDDLRYDGMGFLQPQLSTPNIDRMAREGTYFPNAVVTSSLCSPSRATILTGMSPRNHLVVDNNNSSEEGLTFFPRYLQQAGYQTAFVGKWHMGDDTDTPRPGFDRWISFRGQGSYWPADPSTGGEGTMLNVDGEHVPQKGYITDELTDYALDWLEHGREQDKPFFLYLSHKAVHSDPLPPPRHAGQYADATFPLPASAANTPENYAGKPRWVYDQRNTWHGIDFFYNADIPMGDYLKYYYGALSAVDDSLGRIMAYLREHGLEEDTLVVFTSDNGFQIGEHGLIDKRNAYEASVRVPLLVWEPGTVPAGAVNEGRVRNLDFAPTFLASAGVAPPPQFEGTSAWQLWDGALPASKWKPGDFIYEYYWEYNFPHTPTTFAITRDNMKYIQYYGVYDRDELYNLATDPDEMHNLADDSAFDATKQELRAALFAELTNADGKHMIPYMQRQSIGAVRRLAGGTRAADFPDDWYIGANPGDRFDGIIPDSPAKTAAHAEGRALIPTPPLREVIEQAEKEGGE; this comes from the coding sequence ATGTCTTGTTTGCGAACAACCCTCCTGAGCGCCGCCGCGATTGCCCTCGCATTGCCGCTGGCGCCGTTCACGCCGGCGGCGGCACAGGATAGCGCTCCGGCCAGCTCCCCCGTCCAGCAGGGCCCGCGAAACATCATCTTCGTGCTGGTGGACGACCTGCGTTATGACGGCATGGGGTTTCTCCAGCCGCAACTCTCGACGCCCAATATCGACCGCATGGCGCGCGAGGGGACATACTTTCCCAACGCGGTCGTCACCTCCTCGCTATGTTCGCCCAGCCGCGCGACCATCCTGACCGGCATGAGCCCGCGCAATCATCTGGTGGTGGACAACAACAACTCGAGCGAGGAGGGCCTGACCTTCTTCCCCCGCTACCTGCAACAGGCCGGCTACCAGACCGCCTTCGTCGGCAAGTGGCACATGGGCGACGACACCGACACGCCGCGGCCCGGCTTCGACCGCTGGATCAGCTTCCGCGGCCAGGGCAGCTACTGGCCGGCCGATCCGTCGACGGGTGGCGAGGGTACGATGCTCAATGTCGACGGGGAGCATGTCCCGCAAAAGGGTTACATCACCGACGAACTGACCGACTACGCGCTCGACTGGCTGGAACACGGGCGCGAACAGGACAAGCCCTTCTTTCTCTACCTCAGCCACAAAGCCGTCCATTCGGACCCGCTGCCCCCGCCGCGCCACGCGGGGCAATACGCCGACGCCACCTTCCCCTTGCCCGCCAGCGCGGCCAACACGCCCGAAAACTATGCGGGCAAGCCGCGCTGGGTCTACGACCAGCGCAACACCTGGCACGGGATCGACTTCTTCTACAACGCCGACATCCCGATGGGCGACTATCTGAAATACTACTACGGCGCCCTGTCGGCGGTGGACGACAGCCTCGGGCGCATCATGGCGTATCTGCGCGAGCACGGCCTCGAAGAGGATACGCTGGTCGTGTTCACCTCCGACAACGGCTTCCAGATCGGGGAGCACGGGCTGATCGACAAGCGCAACGCCTACGAGGCATCGGTCCGCGTGCCGCTGCTGGTGTGGGAGCCCGGCACCGTCCCGGCGGGCGCGGTGAACGAGGGGCGCGTCCGGAATCTTGACTTCGCCCCCACCTTTCTTGCCAGCGCGGGCGTCGCCCCACCGCCTCAGTTCGAGGGCACCAGCGCGTGGCAGCTATGGGACGGCGCACTGCCCGCGAGCAAATGGAAGCCGGGCGATTTCATCTACGAGTATTACTGGGAATACAATTTCCCGCACACGCCCACCACGTTCGCCATCACGCGCGACAACATGAAGTATATTCAGTACTACGGCGTTTACGATCGCGACGAACTCTACAACCTCGCAACCGATCCGGATGAAATGCACAATCTGGCCGACGACAGCGCGTTCGACGCGACCAAGCAGGAGCTTCGCGCTGCGCTGTTCGCGGAGCTCACCAACGCGGACGGGAAGCACATGATCCCTTACATGCAGCGCCAGTCTATCGGCGCGGTGCGACGCCTGGCCGGCGGCACCCGCGCGGCCGATTTTCCCGACGACTGGTACATAGGGGCCAATCCAGGCGATCGCTTCGACGGCATCATTCCCGACAGCCCAGCGAAGACTGCGGCGCATGCCGAGGGGCGTGCGCTGATCCCCACGCCGCCACTGCGCGAGGTGATCGAGCAGGCGGAAAAGGAGGGCGGAGAGTGA
- a CDS encoding sulfatase-like hydrolase/transferase: MSARNALPLSRRRALCTFAGLAAAGAARAQVPASDAPRPNILWLVSEDNNPFIGCYGDPIAHTPTIDGLAAEGLLYRNVYSNAPVCAPSRFGILTGVYPESCSPAHQMRAEAVLPAEFRTYPELLRAAGWFCTNNAKTDYNCTVDPNTIWDEQGDEAHWKNRPDGQPFMSVFNFMVSHESRIFQPVDGRVTPDMVRLPAYLPDTPDIRRDYATYYNLVEQMDGQVGEKLAELEAAGLAEDTIVFYYSDNGGVLPRSKRYCYDEGLRCAMVVRVPEKWRHWMPAGPGSEIAAPVSLIDLAPTLLSLAGISQPPQMRGHALLGPASPGPQPYAFGMRNRMDERIDFTRTATDGRWRYIRNYMPHRPWGQHGAFEWLAKGYQSWEREHLAGRLNPVQDRFFHTKPYEELYDLESDPDQVNDLAGKAAHADMLAKLSAALDEQMIAIHDNGFLPETMAGEGYAASRDPALYPLRQLMEVGAKAARRDARARDEFAALLDTKVEVLRYWGAMGLLLIGEDAEPAKAALQAALAGDESPHVRIVAAEALARLGEDEAAVPALVSLAGEDLPWQVRLYAINSLTFLGDKARPALGLAQRMAAEEDQEYLRSAGRYLSLQLTGEYTPETPVFDFAHMMKTARRGGGGA, from the coding sequence GTGAGCGCCCGCAATGCCTTACCGCTTTCGCGCCGCCGCGCGCTGTGCACCTTTGCCGGGCTGGCGGCGGCCGGCGCCGCGCGCGCGCAGGTCCCCGCTAGCGACGCGCCCCGCCCCAACATCCTGTGGCTGGTGAGCGAAGACAACAATCCCTTCATCGGCTGCTACGGCGACCCGATAGCGCACACGCCGACGATCGACGGGCTGGCGGCCGAGGGCTTGCTTTATCGCAATGTCTATTCGAATGCGCCGGTCTGCGCGCCATCGCGCTTCGGCATTTTGACCGGAGTCTATCCCGAAAGCTGCTCGCCTGCGCACCAGATGCGGGCCGAGGCGGTGCTGCCAGCCGAGTTCCGCACCTATCCCGAGCTGCTGCGGGCAGCGGGCTGGTTCTGCACCAACAACGCCAAGACCGATTACAACTGCACGGTCGATCCGAATACGATCTGGGATGAGCAGGGTGACGAAGCGCACTGGAAGAACCGTCCCGACGGGCAACCGTTCATGAGCGTGTTCAACTTCATGGTCTCGCATGAATCGCGGATCTTCCAGCCGGTCGACGGGCGAGTGACGCCAGACATGGTACGGCTGCCGGCCTACCTCCCCGACACGCCCGACATTCGCCGCGACTACGCCACCTATTACAACCTGGTGGAGCAGATGGACGGGCAGGTGGGCGAGAAACTCGCCGAGCTCGAGGCGGCCGGACTCGCGGAAGACACCATCGTCTTCTACTATTCCGACAATGGCGGGGTCCTGCCTCGCTCCAAGCGCTACTGCTACGATGAGGGGCTGCGCTGCGCGATGGTGGTTCGCGTACCCGAGAAGTGGCGGCACTGGATGCCCGCGGGGCCGGGAAGCGAGATTGCGGCGCCCGTCAGTCTCATCGACCTGGCGCCCACTTTGCTCTCGCTTGCCGGTATCAGCCAGCCGCCACAGATGCGCGGACATGCCCTCCTCGGACCGGCGAGTCCGGGGCCGCAGCCATACGCTTTCGGCATGCGCAACCGGATGGACGAGCGGATCGACTTTACCCGTACCGCGACCGACGGGCGCTGGCGCTACATTCGCAATTACATGCCGCATCGCCCATGGGGGCAACACGGGGCCTTCGAATGGCTCGCGAAGGGTTATCAATCCTGGGAGCGCGAGCATCTGGCGGGCCGGCTCAATCCCGTGCAGGATCGCTTCTTCCACACCAAGCCGTACGAGGAGCTCTACGATCTTGAAAGCGACCCCGACCAGGTCAACGACTTGGCCGGCAAGGCAGCGCATGCCGACATGCTCGCCAAGCTGTCAGCCGCGCTCGACGAGCAAATGATCGCCATTCACGACAACGGCTTCTTGCCCGAGACGATGGCCGGCGAAGGCTATGCGGCGAGCCGCGACCCGGCACTGTACCCGCTCCGGCAGCTGATGGAGGTGGGTGCCAAGGCCGCCCGGAGAGACGCGCGCGCGCGAGACGAGTTCGCCGCGCTGCTGGATACCAAGGTGGAAGTGCTGCGCTATTGGGGCGCGATGGGCCTGCTGCTGATCGGCGAGGACGCTGAGCCGGCCAAGGCGGCGCTGCAGGCCGCCCTGGCCGGTGACGAAAGCCCGCATGTGCGCATCGTCGCTGCCGAGGCGCTGGCGCGGCTGGGAGAAGATGAGGCCGCGGTTCCGGCGCTGGTGTCGCTAGCCGGGGAAGACCTGCCCTGGCAGGTGCGCCTGTACGCCATCAATTCGCTCACGTTCCTCGGGGACAAGGCCAGGCCCGCGCTTGGACTCGCGCAGCGCATGGCAGCGGAGGAGGACCAGGAATACTTGCGCAGCGCCGGACGCTACCTCTCGCTCCAGCTGACCGGCGAGTACACACCCGAGACACCCGTTTTCGACTTTGCGCACATGATGAAAACGGCGCGTCGCGGCGGAGGTGGAGCCTGA
- a CDS encoding formylglycine-generating enzyme family protein: protein MVRIEGGTFAMGSDDFYPEEQPVRRIKVDSFWIDAEPVTNRRFARFVEETGHITLAEIAPDPKDYPGMLPEMAQPGSLVFTSSEGPVDLANPANWWRFVFGADWRHPLGPDSDIEGLEDHPVVHVAHADCKAYAAWAGKDLPTEAEWEYAARGGLAGTAYAWGDQLAPEGKMLANYWQGPFPHGNDLSDGWERTSPVGTYPANGYGLFDMIGNTWEWTADWWSLHQPITKERAGACCTISNPRGGVLRHSFDPAQPGVRIGRKVLKGGSHLCAESYCRRYRPAARHPEMIDTSTSHIGFRCVRRDRR, encoded by the coding sequence ATGGTGCGAATCGAGGGTGGTACCTTCGCGATGGGATCGGACGATTTCTACCCCGAGGAGCAGCCGGTCCGGCGGATCAAGGTGGACAGCTTTTGGATCGATGCCGAGCCCGTCACCAACCGCCGCTTCGCGCGTTTCGTGGAGGAGACCGGCCACATCACCCTTGCCGAGATCGCGCCCGATCCGAAGGACTACCCGGGCATGTTGCCTGAGATGGCGCAACCGGGCTCGCTCGTCTTCACCAGCAGCGAGGGCCCTGTCGACCTGGCGAATCCGGCAAACTGGTGGCGCTTCGTCTTCGGCGCCGACTGGCGCCATCCGCTCGGCCCCGACAGCGATATCGAGGGGCTGGAGGATCACCCTGTGGTCCACGTCGCCCATGCCGACTGTAAGGCTTACGCGGCCTGGGCGGGCAAGGACTTGCCGACCGAAGCCGAGTGGGAATACGCAGCGCGAGGCGGGCTGGCGGGCACCGCCTATGCTTGGGGCGACCAGCTGGCCCCCGAGGGCAAGATGCTCGCCAATTACTGGCAGGGCCCCTTCCCGCACGGCAACGACCTCAGCGATGGCTGGGAACGCACCTCCCCGGTGGGGACCTACCCGGCAAACGGCTATGGCCTGTTCGACATGATCGGCAATACCTGGGAATGGACGGCTGACTGGTGGAGCCTCCACCAGCCGATCACGAAGGAGCGGGCGGGCGCCTGCTGCACCATCTCCAACCCTCGCGGCGGCGTGTTGCGGCACAGTTTCGATCCTGCGCAGCCGGGCGTGCGAATCGGCCGCAAGGTTCTCAAAGGTGGCTCCCACCTGTGTGCCGAGAGCTACTGCCGCCGCTATCGGCCCGCCGCGCGGCACCCGGAGATGATCGACACCAGCACCAGCCACATCGGCTTTCGCTGCGTGCGGCGCGACAGGCGCTAG
- a CDS encoding LacI family DNA-binding transcriptional regulator, protein MNVPPDASSHKRTGPARMIDVADLAGVSLKTVSRVINDEPHVSPALRGKVEDAIRRLDYVPDTAARSLGGGRTFTVGVLFDNPSPNYTMGIIEGAYRACLSSGYHLRIDHMDSSLEPALVRAQLDAIFRNSRTDGFVLTPPLTDEPMVLDHFDNLGVRYVRIAPADTSNRSPGVYIDDEEAGGRVAQYMWDLGHRSFGIVNGPSRHSASRRRRAGFLGRLVELAPQATVAEASGEFQFAGGIAGGARLLSHDDRPTAIFATNDDMAAGVMVACAQAGLTVPDDISVVGFDDSWVARSVWPYLTTVAQPIADMAATAVRLLLDRKRPVNGPELHKLDYHLVERSSVVAPPHGRGQG, encoded by the coding sequence ATGAACGTGCCGCCAGACGCGTCCTCACACAAGCGCACCGGACCTGCCCGCATGATCGATGTGGCGGATCTCGCCGGTGTCTCTCTCAAAACGGTCTCCCGGGTTATCAATGACGAGCCGCACGTCTCGCCGGCGCTGCGCGGCAAGGTCGAGGATGCGATCCGCCGGCTCGACTACGTACCCGATACGGCCGCCCGTTCGCTAGGAGGGGGGCGCACCTTCACCGTGGGTGTGCTGTTCGACAATCCAAGTCCCAACTACACGATGGGCATCATCGAGGGCGCTTATCGCGCCTGTCTCAGCAGCGGATACCATCTGCGCATCGACCACATGGACTCCTCGCTTGAACCCGCCTTGGTGCGGGCGCAGCTCGATGCAATTTTCCGCAACAGCCGCACTGACGGTTTCGTGCTCACCCCGCCGCTGACCGATGAGCCGATGGTGCTCGACCACTTCGACAATCTGGGCGTGCGCTACGTGCGGATTGCACCGGCTGACACCAGCAACCGTTCGCCTGGCGTCTATATCGACGACGAGGAAGCGGGCGGGCGCGTGGCCCAGTATATGTGGGACCTCGGGCATAGGTCCTTCGGCATCGTCAACGGACCGAGCAGGCACAGCGCGTCGCGCAGGCGCCGCGCGGGATTCCTTGGCCGGCTGGTGGAACTGGCGCCACAGGCGACCGTGGCCGAGGCGTCGGGTGAGTTTCAATTCGCCGGCGGTATCGCGGGAGGCGCCAGGCTGCTTTCGCATGACGACCGCCCCACCGCCATCTTCGCCACGAATGACGACATGGCGGCTGGCGTGATGGTGGCCTGTGCCCAGGCTGGCCTGACCGTGCCCGACGACATCTCGGTGGTCGGTTTCGACGACAGCTGGGTGGCGCGCTCGGTGTGGCCCTACCTCACCACCGTTGCGCAGCCGATCGCTGACATGGCCGCCACCGCCGTGCGTCTGCTGCTCGACCGCAAGAGACCGGTCAACGGGCCCGAACTGCACAAGCTGGACTACCACCTGGTGGAACGGTCCTCGGTTGTCGCGCCCCCGCACGGACGCGGGCAGGGCTAG
- a CDS encoding sulfatase-like hydrolase/transferase, translating into MVRIARRSLLRAAATSAVLLPGAALATTRGERPNFVVFYVDDLGYGDIEPTGGTTIRTPNLSRLARQGSVLTDYYAPATLCTPSRAGYLTGRYPIRTGLARGVIMQNEKRGLPLAETTIAEALRPAYATALIGKWHLGNPGTEAWPPSKHGFDLFYGIQYSHDMSPLSLWEDTGDRLEEMPVDYVQLQQQFANRAERFIEDHAEQPFFLTLALSQPHLPNYPPEPFAGQSRAGAYGDAVAEVDAIVGRIMDRLEALGLSRRTMVVFTSDNGPWFEGSPGPLRERKGGGAYDGASRVPLIVSQPGTIPHGRRCDSIAMGIDWLPTLCAMGGMSPPAGVELDGRDLTEVLLRSAASPHEELLLFNDEDVVGLRTQHWKYLDAVYYRNLMMPMRGRGYPQLYDTRMVGEDYSVASLHPDVVAAMQARLRAAQERFAPLRSGPSSVLDIPPSAHVPEMWRD; encoded by the coding sequence ATGGTCAGAATCGCTCGGCGGAGCCTGCTACGCGCGGCCGCTACAAGTGCCGTACTGCTGCCCGGCGCAGCACTCGCCACCACGCGAGGGGAGCGCCCCAATTTTGTCGTCTTCTACGTCGACGACCTCGGCTACGGAGACATCGAACCCACCGGCGGCACGACCATCCGCACGCCCAACCTGTCGCGGCTTGCCCGGCAGGGATCGGTGCTGACCGATTACTATGCGCCGGCGACCTTGTGTACGCCGTCGCGTGCGGGCTACCTGACGGGACGCTACCCGATCCGCACCGGCCTCGCACGCGGGGTCATCATGCAGAACGAAAAGCGCGGGCTGCCGCTGGCGGAGACGACCATCGCCGAAGCGCTGCGGCCGGCCTACGCAACCGCGCTCATAGGCAAATGGCATCTGGGCAATCCGGGCACGGAGGCCTGGCCGCCGAGCAAACACGGCTTCGACCTGTTCTACGGCATCCAGTACAGCCACGACATGTCACCGCTGAGCCTATGGGAGGATACGGGCGACCGACTTGAGGAAATGCCGGTCGACTACGTGCAGCTGCAGCAGCAATTCGCCAATCGTGCCGAGCGCTTTATCGAGGATCATGCAGAACAGCCGTTCTTCCTCACCCTAGCGTTGAGCCAGCCGCATCTGCCGAATTACCCCCCCGAACCGTTCGCCGGCCAGTCGCGCGCGGGCGCATACGGCGATGCCGTCGCGGAGGTCGACGCGATCGTCGGCCGGATCATGGACAGGCTCGAGGCGCTCGGCCTCTCCCGCCGCACGATGGTGGTGTTCACCTCCGACAACGGCCCATGGTTCGAAGGTTCACCGGGCCCGCTGCGCGAGCGCAAGGGCGGCGGCGCCTATGACGGTGCCTCGCGGGTGCCGCTGATCGTCAGCCAGCCGGGTACGATCCCGCATGGGCGCCGCTGCGACTCCATCGCCATGGGTATCGACTGGCTGCCAACGCTGTGCGCGATGGGCGGCATGTCCCCGCCCGCCGGCGTCGAGCTCGACGGGCGGGACCTGACCGAGGTGCTCCTCCGCAGCGCCGCCTCGCCCCACGAGGAATTGCTCCTGTTCAACGATGAGGATGTCGTCGGCCTGCGCACGCAGCACTGGAAGTATCTCGATGCCGTCTATTACCGCAATCTGATGATGCCCATGCGCGGGCGCGGCTATCCGCAGCTTTACGATACGAGGATGGTGGGCGAGGACTACTCGGTAGCCTCGCTCCACCCGGACGTGGTCGCCGCCATGCAGGCCCGTCTGCGTGCGGCGCAAGAGCGCTTCGCGCCGTTGCGTAGCGGCCCCTCCTCCGTCCTCGACATCCCACCCTCGGCGCACGTCCCCGAGATGTGGCGCGACTGA